The Procambarus clarkii isolate CNS0578487 chromosome 37, FALCON_Pclarkii_2.0, whole genome shotgun sequence genome window below encodes:
- the LOC123748628 gene encoding BMP-binding endothelial regulator protein-like: protein MAPPPFILVLALVVMAAAPLVAQGFDYDLGLSSCFQGGRLVPHGTVLLGIPHKCMRIVCNKGSAVPRFVGDVKASGCCEFRLNIYQPGLVYPAGCAKMTCEGGNWKPTGEIETHCSQCEVFDDPHFWSYDRHRFDYHGDCKYAISQKGNSLNPDYGIFAQFQRCYNMPSCVQKTTFKDNRELEIEIGEWGLASPGIFKIRVNGEEIEVPAGPYAHRVTSGGVTHDVLVWRQGECLRILGSQGLVLQHCKNRFDVWANPNLHSELRGLCGIPDKNTGNDFTTRNNVPYNPTLNPPAVFAESWKTPDRTNSACTAAGRRRRSINKESQATFKQCQHDNVSWKRMLALCQQTVGGAKSNGQGASGELSQVLVDSCAFDLCMISKGSPDPEKDTEKWLGEVKVMAQERVFIETMVAECDREKGQCENLPKEVVTTPNPCTNTLDLIFNPECLGRQPIRHFLHN from the exons ATGGCGCCACCACCGTTCATCCTGGTGCTGgcgttggtggtgatggcagcggcgCCTCTCGTGGCACAAG GTTTTGATTATGATCTGGGGCTATCATCATGCTTCCAAGGCGGCAGGTTAGTCCCTCACGGCACCGTGTTGCTTGGCATTCCTCACAAGTGTATGAGGATTGTCTGCAACAAAGGCTCTGCTGTGCCCCGTTTTGTCGGCGACGTGAAGGCTTCTGGCT GTTGTGAGTTCCGATTGAACATCTACCAGCCGGGCCTAGTATATCCTGCTGGCTGCGCCAAGATGACTTGTGAGGGCGGCAACTGGAAGCCCACGGGAGAGATTGAGACACATT GTTCGCAGTGCGAGGTCTTCGACGACCCCCACTTCTGGAGCTACGACCGTCACAGGTTCGactaccacggagactgcaaatacGCCATCTCCCAGAAAGGGAACAGCCTTAATCCTGATTACGGCATCTTCGCACAGTTCCA GCGCTGCTACAACATGCCCTCTTGCGTCCAAAAGACCACCTTCAAAGACAACCGGGAGCTTGAGATTGAGATAGGAGAATGGGGACTCGCTTCTCCAGGCATTTTCAAG ATTCGTGTAAACGGTGAAGAGATTGAGGTGCCAGCGGGTCCCTACGCCCACAGGGTGACCTCCGGAGGAGTCACGCACGATGTCCTTGTCTGGCGCCAGGGAGAATGTCTCAGGATTCTGGGCTCTCAAGGTCTTGTG CTCCAGCACTGCAAGAATCGCTTCGACGTGTGGGCCAACCCTAATCTACATTCTGAGCTTCGCGGCTTGTGTGGTATTCCGGACAAGAACACTGGCAACGACTTCACTACTAGGAACAACGTGCCGTACAACCCTACGCTCAACCCCCCTGCCGTGTTCGCCGAGTCCTGGAAG ACACCGGACCGGACCAACTCCGCCTGCACAGCCGCCGGGAGACGCAGGAGATCCATCAACAAG GAGTCTCAAGCAACGTTCAAACAATGCCAGCACGACAATGTTTCATGGAAGAGAATGTTggcactgtgccagcagactgttggTGGGGCAAAATCCAATGGCCAGGGTGCCTCTGGGGAGCTCAGCCAGGTGCTTGTGG ATTCGTGCGCCTTTGACCTGTGTATGATCAGCAAAGGCTCGCCAGACCCGGAGAAGGACACTGAGAAGTGGCTGGGTGAGGTGAAGGTCATGGCTCAGGAGCGAGTCTTCATTGAGACTATGGTTGCGG AGTGTGACCGGGAGAAGGGTCAGTGTGAGAACCTGCCCAAGGAGGTCGTAACGACACCCAACC CCTGTACGAATACCCTCGACTTGATCTTTAATCCGGAATGTTTGGGACGGCAGCCAATTCGGCACTTCCTCCACAATTAA